One part of the Vicugna pacos chromosome 20, VicPac4, whole genome shotgun sequence genome encodes these proteins:
- the DSP gene encoding desmoplakin isoform X2 produces the protein MSCNGGSHPRINTLGRMTRAESGPDLRYEMTYGGGGGGGGGGGGGTTRMYYSRRCTVTDQNSDGYGQTGTMSRHQNQNTIQELLQNCSDCLMRAELIVQPELKYGDGIQLAQSRELDECFAQANEQMEITDSLIREMRQMGQPCDAYQKRLLQLQEQMRALYKAISVPRVRRASSKGGGGYTCQSGSGWDEFTKRLTSECLGWMRQQRAEMDLMAWGVDLASVEQSIHSHRSIHNTIGDYRWQLDKIKADLREKSAIYQLEEEYENLLKASFERMDHLRQLQNIIQATSREIMWINDCEEEELLYDWSDKNTNIAQKQEAFSIRMSQLEVKEKELNKLKQESDQLVLNQHPASDKIEAYMDTLQTQWSWILQITKCIDVHLKENAAYFQFFEEAQSTEAYLKDLQDSIRKKYPCDKSTPLQRLLGQIKELEKEREKILEYKRQVQNLVNKSKKIVQLKPRNPDYRSNKPIILRALCDYKQDQKIVHKGDECILKDNNERSKWYVTGPGGVDMLVPSVGLIIPPPNPLAVDLSGKIEQYYEAILALWNQLYINMKSLVSWHYCLIDIEKIRAMTIAKLKTMRQEDYMKTISDLELHYQEFIRNSQGSEMFGDDDKRKMQTQFTDAQKHYQTLVIQLPGHPQHQTVTTTEITHLGSCQDVNRNKVIETNRESDKQETWMLIELQKIRRQMEHCEGRMSLKNLFLADQGSSHHITVKINELKSVQADAQAIAEVLNQLKDMLANFRGSEKYCYLQNEVFGLFQKLENINGVTDGYLNSLCTVRALLQAILQTEDMLKVYEARLTEEETVCLDLDKVEAYRCGLKKIKSDLNLKKSLLATMKTELQKAQQIHSQTSQQYPLYDLDLGKFSEKVTQLTDRWQRIDKQIDFRLWDLEKQIKQLRNYRDNYQAFCKWLYDAKRRQDSLESMKFGDSNTVMRFLNEQKNLHNEISGKRDKSEEVQKIAELCANSIKDYELQLASYTSGLETLLNIPIKRTMVQSPSGVILQEAADMHARYIELLTRSGDYYRFLSEMLKSLEDLKLKNTKIEVLEEELRLARDANSENCNKNKYLDQNLQKYQAECSQFKAKLVSLEELKRQAELDGKSAKQNLDKCYGQIKELNEKITRLTYEIEDEKRRRKAVEDRFDQQKSDYDQLQKARQSEKESLGWQKLESEKAIKEKEYEIERLRVLLQEEGARKREYENELAKASNRIQESKNQCTQVVQERESLLVKIKVLEQDKTRLQRLEDELNRAKVALEAESRVKQRLECEKQQIQNDLNQWKTQYSRKEEAIRKIESEREKSEREKNSLRSEIERLQAEIKRIEERCRRKLEDSSRETQSQMETERCRLQKEIDRLKQRPYGSHRETQTEYEWSVDSSKLVFDGLRKKVTAMQLYECQLIDKTTLDKLLKGKKSVEEVASEIQPFLRGAGAIAGASASPKEKYSLVEAKRKKLITPESTVMLLEAQAATGGIIDPHRNEKLTVDSAIARDLIDFDDRQQIYTAEKAITGFDDPFSGKTVSVSEAIKKNLIDRETGMRLLEAQIASGGVVDPVNSVFLPKDVALARGLIDRDLYRSLNDPRDSQKNFVDPVTKKKVSYMQLRERCRIEPHTGLLLLSVQKRSMSFQGIRQPVTVSELVDSGILRPSTVNELESGQISYDEVGERIKDFLQGSSCIAGIYNETTKQKLGIYEAMKIGLVRPGTALELLEAQAATGFIVDPVRNLRLPVEEAYKRGLLGIEFKEKLLSAERAVTGYNDPETGNIISLFQAMNKELIEKGHGIRLLEAQIATGGIIDPKESHRLPVDIAYKRGYFNEELSEILSDPSDDTKGFFDPNTEENLTYLQLKERCIKDEETGLCLLPLKEKKKQVQTSQKNTLRKRRVVIVDPETNKEMSVQEAYKKGLIDYETFKELCEQECEWEEITITGSDGSTRVVLVDRKTGSQYDIQDTIDKGLIDRKFFDQYRSGSLSLTQFADMISLKNGVGGSSAEGGSVSDDVFSSSRHESVNKISTISSIRNLTIRSSSLSDPLEESSPIAAIFDTENLEKISITEGIERGIVDSITGQRLLEAQACTGGIIHPTTGQRLSLQDAASQGLIDQDMATRLKPAQKAFIGFEGVKGKKKMSAAEAVKEKWLPYEAGQRFLEFQYLTGGLVDPEVHGRISTEEAIRKGFIDGRAAQRLQDTSSYAKILTCPKTKLKISYKDAINRSMVEDITGLRLLEAASVSSKGLPSPYNVSSAPGSRSGSRSGSRSGSRSGSRSGSRRGSFDATGNSSYSYSYSFSSSSIGH, from the exons TCAAACCGGGACCATGTCCAGGCACCAGAACCAGAACACCATCCAGGAGCTCCTGCAGAACTGCTCGGACTGTTTGATGCGGGCAGAGCTGATTGTGCAGCCT GAACTGAAATACGGGGATGGGATACAGCTGGCTCAGAGCAGAGAACTGGATGAGTGTTTCGCCCAGGCCAACGAGCAGATGGAGATTACCGACAGCTTGATCAGGGAGATGCGGCAGATGGGCCAGCCCTGCGATGCTTATCAGAAAAG ACTGCTGCAGCTGCAGGAGCAGATGCGGGCCCTTTACAAAGCCATCAGTGTCCCGCGAGTCCGAAGGGCCAGCTCCAAGGGAGGCGGCGGGTACACCTGCCAGAGCGGCTCCGGGTGGGATGAGTTCACCAAGCGCCTCACCAGCGAGTGTCTGGGCtggatgaggcagcagagg GCGGAGATGGACTTGATGGCCTGGGGTGTGGACCTGGCCTCGGTGGAGCAGAGCATTCACAGCCACAGGAGCATCCACAACACCATCGGGGACTACCGCTGGCAGCTGGACAAAATCAAAGCCGACCTG CGTGAGAAATCTGCGATCTACCAGCTGGAGGAGGAGTATGAGAACCTGCTG AAAGCATCCTTTGAGAGGATGGACCACCTGCGGCAGCTGCAGAACATCATCCAGGCCACGTCCCGCGAGATCATGTGGATCAACGACTGcgaggaggaggagctgctgtACGACTGGAGTGACAAGAACACCAACATCGCCCAGAAGCAGGAGGCCTTCTCA aTTCGCATGAGTCAGCTGGAAGTTAAAGAGAAAGAACTCAATAAGCTAAAACAAGAAAGTGACCAACTTGTCCTGAATCAACACCCAGCTTCAGACAAAATTGAG GCGTACATGGATACCCTTCAGACACAGTGGAGCTGGATTCTTCAGATCACCAAATGCATTGATGTTCATCTCAAAGAGAATGCTGCCTACTTTCAG TTTTTTGAAGAGGCCCAGTCGACAGAAGCCTACCTGAAGGACCTCCAGGACTCCATCAGGAAGAAGTACCCGTGTGACAAGAGCACGCCCCTGCAGCGCCTGCTGGGGCAGATCAAGGAGCTGGAG AAAGAACGAGAGAAAATCCTTGAATACAAGCGTCAGGTGCAGAACTTGGTAAACAAGTCCAAGAAGATCGTGCAGCTGAAGCCGCGGAACCCGGACTACAGAAGCAATAAGCCCATCATTCTCCGGGCTCTCTGTGACTACAAGCAGGACCAG AAAATCGTCCACAAAGGGGATGAGTGCATCCTGAAGGACAACAACGAGCGCAGCAAGTGGTACGTGACTGGCCCGGGCGGCGTGGACATGCTCGTGCCCTCCGTGGGCCTCATCATCCCCCCGCCCAACCCTCTGGCCGTGGACCTCTCGGGCAA GATTGAGCAGTACTACGAAGCCATCCTGGCTCTGTGGAACCAGCTCTACATCAACATGAAGAGCCTGGTGTCTTGGCACTACTGCCTGATCGACATCGAGAAGATCAGGGCCATGACCATCGCCAAG CTGAAAACCATGCGGCAGGAAGATTACATGAAGACAATATCTGACCTTGAGTTGCACTACCAAGAGTTCATCAGAAACAgccaaggctcagagatgttCGGGGATGATGACAAGCGGAAGATGCAGACCCAGTTCACGGATGCGCAGAAGCACTACCAGACCCTGGTCATTCAGCTCCCTGGCCACCCCCAGCACCAGACAG TAACCACAACTGAAATCACTCATCTCGGTTCCTGCCAAGATGTCAACCGTAATAAAGTAATTGAAACCAACAGAGAAAGTGACAAGCAAGAGACGTGGATGCTGATTGAGCTGCAGAAGATTCGCAGGCAGATGGAGCACTGTGAGGGCAGGATGAGCCTGAAAAACCTTTTCCTGGCCGACCAAGGGTCCTCACATCACATCACAGTCAAAATAAACGAGCTGAAG AGTGTGCAGGCTGATGCCCAGGCAATTGCTGAAGTTCTCAACCAGCTGAAGGACATGCTAGCTAACTTCAGAGGCTCGGAGAAATACTGCTATTTACAGAATGAGGTATTTGGATTGTTTCAGAAACTGGAAAACATCAATGGCGTGACAGACGGCTATTTAAATAG CTTGTGCACAGTCCGGGCACTCCTGCAGGCCATTCTCCAAACAGAAGACATGTTAAAGGTGTACGAAGCCAGACTCACCGAAGAGGAAACTGTTTGCCTGGATCTGGATAAGGTGGAAGCGTACCGCTGTGGCCTGAAG AAAATTAAAAGTGACTTGAACTTGAAGAAGTCATTGCTGGCCACCATGAAGACAGAGCTGCAGAAAGCCCAGCAGATCCACTCCCAGACTTCCCAGCAGTACCCGCTCTACGACCTGGACCTGGGCAAGTTCAGCGAGAAGGTCACCCAGCTGACCGATCGCTGGCAAAGAATTGATAAGCAGATAGACTTCAG ACTGTGGGACCTGGAGAAACAAATCAAGCAACTGAGGAATTACCGTGATAACTATCAGGCTTTCTGCAAGTGGCTCTACGATGCCAAACGCCGCCAGGATTCCTTAGAATCCATGAAATTTGGAGATTCCAACACGGTCATGCGATTTTTGAATGAGCAGAAG aaCTTGCACAATGAAATAAGTGGCAAACGAGACAAATCAGAGGAAGTACAAAAAATTGCCGAACTGTGTGCGAATTCCATTAAG GATTATGAACTGCAGCTGGCATCATATACCTCGGGACTGGAAACGCTGCTGAACATACCTATCAAGAGGACCATGGTTCAGTCTCCTTCTGGGGTGATTCTGCAAGAG GCTGCAGATATGCATGCTCGGTACATAGAACTTCTCACAAGGTCTGGAGATTATTACAGATTCTTAAGTGAGATGCTGAAGAGTTTGGAAGATCTGAAG CTGAAAAATACCAAGATCGAAGTTCTGGAAGAGGAGCTCAGGCTGGCCCGAGATGCCAACTCTGAAAACTGCAATAAGAACAAATACCTGGATCAGAACCTACAGAAGTACCAGGCAGAGTGTTCCCAGTTCAAAGCCAAGCTCGTGAGCCTGGAGGAGCTGAAGCGACAGGCTGAGCTGGATGGAAAGTCAGCCAAGCAAAACCTAGACAAGTGCTACGGCCAAATCAAAGAGCTCAATGAAAAGATCACCCGGCTGACGTACGAGATTGAGgatgagaagaggaggaggaaggccgtGGAAGACAGGTTTGACCAGCAGAAGAGCGACTATGACCAGCTGCAGAAAGCGAGGCAGAGCGAGAAGGAGAGCCTGGGCTGGCAGAAACTGGAGTCTGAGAAAGCCATCAAGGAGAAGGAGTACGAGATAGAGAGGTTGAGGGTCCTGCTGCAGGAGGAGGGCGCCCGGAAGAGAGAATATGAGAATGAGCTGGCAAAG GCTTCTAATAGGATTCAGGAATCAAAGAATCAGTGCACTCAGGTGGTGCAGGAGAGAGAGAGCCTTCTGGTGAAGATCAAAGTTCTGGAGCAAGACAAGACCaggctgcagaggctggaggaTGAGCTGAATCGCGCCAAAGTGGCCCTCGAGGCAGAAAGCCGGGTGAAACAGCGCCTGGAGTGTGAGAAACAGCAAATCCAGAATGACCTGAACCAGTGGAAAACGCAGTATTCCCGCAAGGAAGAGGCTATCAGGAAGattgagtcagaaagagaaaagagcgAGAGAGAGAAGAACAGCCTTCGGAGTGAGATCGAGAGGCTCCAGGCGGAGATCAAGAGGATCGAGGAGAGATGTCGGCGGAAGCTGGAGGATTCCAGTCGGGAGACGCAGTCGCAGATGGAGACAGAACGCTGCCGGCTTCAGAAGGAAATCGACAGACTCAAACAGCGCCCGTATGGGTCCCACCGGGAGACCCAGACTGAGTACGAGTGGTCCGTGGACTCCTCAAAGCTGGTGTTTGACGGACTGAGGAAGAAGGTGACGGCGATGCAGCTTTACGAGTGCCAGCTGATTGACAAGACGACCCTGGACAAACTGCTGAAGGGGAAGAAGTCAGTGGAGGAAGTGGCCTCCGAGATCCAGCCTTTCCTCCGGGGAGCAGGTGCTATTGCGGGGGCTTCTGCCTCCCCGAAGGAGAAGTACTCTTTGGTAGAGGCCAAGAGGAAGAAACTGATCACCCCAGAATCCACAGTCATGCTCCTGGAGGCCCAGGCAGCTACCGGCGGGATCATTGATCCCCATCGGAACGAAAAGCTGACCGTCGACAGCGCGATAGCCCGGGACCTCATCGACTTTGATGACCGCCAGCAGATATACACGGCAGAGAAAGCCATCACTGGCTTTGATGACCCATTTTCAGGCAAGACAGTGTCTGTGTCAGAAGCCATCAAGAAAAATCTGATCGATAGAGAAACCGGAATGCGTTTACTGGAAGCCCAGATTGCTTCagggggggtggtggaccccgTGAACAGTGTCTTTTTGCCGAAAGACGTAGCCTTGGCTCGTGGGCTGATTGACAGAGATCTGTATCGGTCCCTGAATGATCCCCGAGATAGTCAGAAGAACTTTGTGGATCCGGTCACCAAGAAGAAGGTCAGTTACATGCAGCTGAGGGAACGGTGCAGGATCGAACCGCACACCGGCCTGCTCCTGCTGTCGGTACAGAAGAGAAGTATGTCCTTCCAGGGAATCAGACAGCCTGTGACCGTCTCTGAGCTGGTGGATTCTGGCATATTGAGACCATCCACTGTCAACGAACTGGAATCCGGTCAGATTTCTTACGATGAGGTTGGCGAGAGAATTAAGGACTTCCTTCAGGGTTCGAGCTGCATAGCAGGCATCTACAATGAGACCACGAAACAGAAGCTTGGCATTTATGAGGCCATGAAAATTGGCTTGGTCCGACCCGGCACTGCTCTGGAGCTGCTGGAAGCCCAGGCAGCTACTGGCTTCATAGTGGATCCTGTTAGAAACTTGAGGTTACCGGTGGAAGAAGCCTACAAAAGAGGTCTGCTGGGTATTGAGTTCAAAGAGAAGCTCCTGTCTGCGGAACGTGCTGTCACCGGGTACAACGACCCCGAAACAGGAAACATCATCTCCTTGTTCCAGGCCATGAACAAGGAACTCATCGAAAAGGGCCACGGTATTCGCTTGCTGGAAGCACAGATCGCAACCGGCGGGATCATCGACCCGAAGGAGAGCCACCGTCTGCCGGTTGACATAGCGTACAAGAGGGGCTACTTCAATGAGGAGCTCAGTGAGATTCTCTCCGATCCAAGCGACGATACAAAAGGATTCTTTGACCCAAACACCGAAGAAAATCTTACCTATCTGCAGCTGAAAGAAAGGTGCATTAAGGACGAGGAAACGGGGCTCTGTCTTCTGCCcctgaaggagaagaagaaacaggTGCAGACATCACAAAAGAATACCCTCAGGAAGCGCAGAGTGGTCATAGTTGACCCAGAAACCAACAAGGAGATGTCTGTCCAGGAGGCCTATAAGAAGGGCCTCATAGATTACGAAACCTTCAAAGAACTGTGTGAGCAGGAGTGTGAGTGGGAAGAAATAACCATCACTGGGTCGGACGGCTCCACCCGGGTAGTCCTGGTAGACAGGAAGACAGGCAGTCAGTATGATATTCAAGATACGATCGACAAGGGCCTCATCGACAGGAAGTTCTTTGACCAGTACCGATCCGGCAGCCTCAGCCTCACTCAGTTTGCTGACATGATCTCCTTGAAAAATGGGGTTGGCGGCAGCAGTGCCGAGGGAGGTAGCGTCAGCGATGACGTTTTCAGCAGCTCCCGACACGAGTCCGTGAATAAGATTTCCACCATATCCAGCATCAGGAATTTAACCATCAGGAGCAGTTCCCTGTCTGACCCCCTGGAGGAGTCGAGCCCCATCGCAGCCATCTTCGACACGGAAAACCTGGAGAAGATCTCCATCACCGAAGGGATCGAGCGAGGCATCGTTGACAGCATCACTGGGCAGAGGCTTCTGGAGGCTCAGGCCTGCACAGGCGGCATCATCCACCCGACCACCGGCCAGAGGCTGTCCCTTCAGGATGCGGCCTCCCAGGGCCTGATCGACCAGGATATGGCCACCAGGCTGAAGCCTGCTCAGAAAGCCTTCATCGGCTTCGAGGGAGTGAAGGGAAAGAAGAAGATGTCAGCAGCAGAGGCAGTGAAAGAAAAATGGCTCCCCTACGAGGCGGGCCAGCGCTTCCTGGAGTTCCAGTACCTCACGGGAGGCCTCGTTGACCCTGAAGTGCACGGGAGGATCAGCACGGAAGAAGCCATCAGAAAGGGGTTCATCGACGGCCGGGCGGCTCAGAGGCTGCAAGACACCAGCAGCTATGCCAAGATCCTGACCTGCCCCAAAACCAAGCTGAAAATATCCTACAAGGATGCCATAAACCGCTCCATGGTGGAAGACATCACCGGCCTGCGCCTCCTGGAGGCCGCCTCTGTTTCGTCCAAGGGCTTGCCCAGCCCGTATAACGTGTCCTCCGCCCCAGGCTCCCGCTCAGGCTCCCGTTCTGGCTCCCGCTCCGGCTCGCGCTCCGGCTCCCGCAGTGGGTCCCGGCGGGGAAGCTTTGATGCCACAGGGAATTCTTCCTACTCTTACTCCTACTCCTTTAGCAGTAGCTCTATCGGGCACTAG